Proteins encoded in a region of the Hirundo rustica isolate bHirRus1 chromosome 10, bHirRus1.pri.v3, whole genome shotgun sequence genome:
- the LOC120757212 gene encoding carboxypeptidase N subunit 2-like isoform X3 — protein MPHLCRAVIHVLLGLGSLLVGAQSPSCPPTCQCYDISKVFCSNERMREIPEDLPGSATHLFFVETALSSIHSGDLGSSTTLTKLVFINNNIQELEAGAFQGLPSLTELEVSGNPLPAVSLGMLAGLSSLSKLSLSANALRTLQPGLFTASCRLQDLSLSGNRIEALPPGIFRPLRRLQTLDLSQNALAELPDGLLAPLVALRVLKLSDNLLARVPPGAFRALGQLTDLHLDGNRLEELPSGLFSRLRALRRLQLQHNALGSLAPDIFTGLLNLTVLSLEGNNLATVPAILFTGTPGLLHLSLARNQLETLPQELFANLSALETLVLSHNAMDHLPAGVFQGLAGLTELQLSHNNLSSLPARLLAGLPLLTALLLDHNRLARLPPGLFDANDDLVRVGLSDNPWLCDCRLSYLLRWLQSFAEPLIHGQAFCAGPAALQGQSLPEVSRGQLRCPAALGEPPEEGWDADGPGQCTYSSPEGSVSVACNGTACQRLSLRLPPPGPERGSGPALRGSWLLRSRCGTLQVSVLVTARGGNEAASPAVPTAP, from the exons ATGCCACACTTG TGCAGGGCGGTGATCCACGTGTTGCTGGGGCTGGGGTCCCTGCTGGTGGGGGCACAGTCCCCATCCTGCCCCCCTACCTGCCAGTGTTACGACATCTCCAAAGTCTTCTGCTCAAATGAAAGAATGCGGGAGATCCCAGAGGACCTGCCAGGAAGTGCCACCCACCTCTTCTTCGTGGagacagccctgagcagcatcCACAGCGGGGACTTGGGCTCCAGCACCACCCTCACCAAGCTGGTCTTCATTAATAACAacatccaggagctggaggccgGTGCCTTTCAGGGGCTGCCCAGCCTTACCGAGCTGGAGGTGTCAGGCAACCCCTTGCCAGCCGTCAGCCTCGGgatgctggcagggctgagcagcctcAGCAAGCTGTCCCTCAGCGCCAACGCCCTCCGCACCCTGCAGCCGGGGCTCTTCACTGCCTCTTGCCGCCTGCAGGACCTGAGCTTGTCAGGAAACAGGATCGAGGCCCTTCCCCCTGGCATCTTCCGCCCGCTCCGGCGGCTCCAGACCCTGGACCTCTCGCAGAACGCTCTGGCTGAGCTGCCGGATGGGCTGCTGGCCCCACTTGTGGCTCTTCGTGTCCTCAAGCTCAGTGACAACCTGCTGGCACGGGTGCCTCCTGGTGCTTTCAGGGCACTTGGCCAGCTGACTGATCTCCACCTGGATGGCAACcggctggaggagctgccctccggcctcttctccaggctgcgggcgctgcggcggctgcagctgcagcacaacgccctgggcagcctggcccCCGACATCTTCACAGGTCTCCTCAACCTCACAGTCCTCAGCCTGGAGGGCAACAACCTGGCCACCGTGCCTGCCATCCTGTTCACTGGCACCCCTGGCCTCCTCCACCTCTCGCTGGCTCGCAACCAGCTGGAGACGCTGCCCCAGGAGCTCTTTGCCAACCTGTCAGCGCTGGAAACCCTGGTGCTCTCGCACAATGCCATGGATCACCTGCCTGCCGGGGTTttccaggggctggcagggctgacggagctgcagctgagccacAACAACCTCTCCAGCCTGCCGGCgaggctgctggctgggctgccCCTCCTCACCGCCCTGCTGCTGGACCACAACCGCCTGGCCCGCCTGCCACCGGGGCTCTTCGACGCCAACGACGACCTGGTGCGTGTGGGGCTGTCTGACAACCCCTGGCTCTGTGACTGCCGCCTCTCCTACCTCCTGCGCTGGCTCCAGAGCTTTGCCGAGCCCCTCATCCACGGCCAAGCCTTCTGCGCCGGTCCAGCGGCTCTGCAGGGCCAGTCCCTGCCGGAGGTGTCCCGCGGGCAGCTGCGGTGCCCGGCAGCGCTCGGTGAGCCCCCCGAGGAAGGCTGGGACGCAGACGGCCCGGGGCAGTGCACCTACAGCAGCCCCGAGGGCAGCGTCAGCGTGGCCTGCAATGGCACGGCCTGCCAGCGGCTCAGCCTTCGCCTCCCTCCGCCCGGGCCCGAGCGGGGCTCGGGGCCAGCGCTCCggggctcctggctgctgcGCTCCCGCTGCGGCACGCTGCAGGTCAGCGTCCTCGTCACAGCGCGCGGCGGCAACGAGGCCGCATCACCCGCGGTCCCCACGGCGCCCTAG
- the LOC120757469 gene encoding leucine-rich repeat-containing protein 15-like yields MEQGGWQRWLLLLVGIQLASGQCPEQCRCVRSAQVECFGADITTVPSPIPANAMTLQIINTNITELGDAAFGNASLLIGLRVEKNSLSRISPGAFHNLPDLRYLSLASNKLQELPVQVFEPLDKLESLLLSSNQILQVEPSHFAHLSNLKELQLHGNNLKELQEGVFDQLTSLTKLNLARNNIDRLPPRAFERLARLQVLRLYENRLRHIPVGTFDGLPELQELGLHQNQLETLSPELFVHNANLQKLYLSNNLLTALPSGVFLPLHALAKITLHVNRLRDISPSAFGPTPNLQELWLYENELSTLPTAVFSNLTALQLLVLSKNRLRSVAPGAFQGLGELLELSLHSNALRRLDARALEGLPKLQNISLHHNQLQALPRGVFGATPGLRHLQLHSNALEYLPAGIFSPLTALREVRLHNNSWRCDKGILPLQGWLEENPHKVGEIPPLCAQPPALQGVPIAGLPQDLFLDPQHPTAAPHPSTLLPADTSEAASPEDASVEPPTGLPASPQEEEEKKEEEERGQWGLTRLQSGVVIAVIVLVCVALLAALVALVVYGCRKKSHVVLMRMKAPNEA; encoded by the coding sequence atggagcagggaggctggcagcggtggctgctgctgctggtgggcaTCCAGCTGGCCAGCGGccagtgcccagagcagtgcCGGTGTGTCCGTAGTGCCCAGGTGGAGTGCTTTGGTGCCGACATCACCACggtccccagccccatccctgccaaTGCTATGACCCTGCAGATCATCAACACGAACATCACCGAGCTGGGCGACGCCGCCTTCGGCAACGCCTCCCTGCTGATCGGGCTGCGCGTCGAGAAGAACAGCCTGTCGCGCATCAGCCCCGGCGCCTTCCACAACCTGCCCGACCTGCGCTACCTCAGCCTGGCCAGCAacaagctgcaggagctccctgtGCAGGTCTTTGAGCCTCTGGACAAGCTGGAgtctctgctcctctccagcaaCCAGATCCTCCAGGTCGAGCCTTCCCACTTCGCCCATCTGAGCAACCTCAAGGAGCTGCAGCTACACGGGAACaacctgaaggagctgcaggagggggtGTTTGACCAGCTGACCAGCCTCACCAAGCTCAACCTGGCCAGGAACAACATTGACCGTCTGCCGCCCCGGGCCTTCGAGCGGCTGGCGCGGCTGCAGGTGCTGCGGCTCTACGAGAACCGGCTTCGGCACATCCCGGTGGGCACCTTTGATGGGCTGccggagctgcaggagctggggctgcaccaGAACCAGCTGGAGACGCTGTCCCCGGAGCTCTTTGTGCACAACGCCAACCTGCAGAAGCTCTACCTGTCCAACAACCTCCTCACCGCTCTGCCGAGCGGAGTCTTCTTGCCCCTGCACGCTCTCGCCAAGATCACCCTGCACGTCAACCGCCTGCGGGACATCTCCCCCAGTGCCTTTGGGCCCACGCCCAAcctgcaggagctctggctTTACGAGAATGAGCTTTCCACCCTCCCCACTGCCGTCTTCAGCAACCTCACCGCGCTGCAGCTCCTGGTTCTCAGCAAGAACCGGCTGCGGTCGGTGGCACCAGGGGCTTTCCAGGGCttgggggagctgctggagctgtcgCTGCACTCCAATGCCCTGCGCCGCCTGGATGCCCGGGCACTGGAGGGGCTGCCCAAGCTGCAGAACATCTCTCTGCACCATAACCAGCTGCAGGCGCTGCCACGGGGCGTCTTCGGGGCCACCCCTGGGCTGCGGCACCTGCAGCTGCACTCCAACGCCCTGGAGTACCTGCCTGCCGGCATCTTCTCCCCGCTGACCGCCCTGCGAGAGGTGAGGCTGCACAACAACTCCTGGCGCTGTGACAAGGGcatcctgcccctgcagggctggctggaggaGAACCCTCACAAGGTGGGTGAGATACCCCCGCTGTGTGCCCAGCCTCCCGCCCTGCAGGGCGTCCCCATCGCCGGGCTGCCGCAGGACCTGTTCCTCGACCCccagcaccccactgctgctccccatcccagcaccctgctccctgctgacACCTCTGAGGCAGCATCACCAGAAGATGCCTCGGTGGAGCCCCCGACGGGGCTGCCAGCCTCcccacaggaggaggaggagaagaaggaggaggaagagcgcGGGCAGTGGGGGCTGACACGCCTGCAGAGTGGGGTGGTGATAGCAGTCATCGTGCTGGTGTGTGTggccctgctggctgctctggtgGCGCTGGTGGTCTATGGCTGTAGGAAGAAGAGCCATGTTGTGCTCATGAGGATGAAGGCTCCGAATGAAGCCTGA
- the LOC120757212 gene encoding platelet glycoprotein Ib alpha chain-like isoform X1 yields MTMYQHFLLLFLFSFNPHKCQDQIPGEDPYEMPKDYQEVYRGTKNDVKEIPKIAKPFVSEMIFVQTSVTAIRKGAFRYMPNLIKILFIGNKIKTVEPGAFDNLDKLRDLDISGASLEELSVGTFQNLPSLQRLELRDSQLRSIPKGLFDGLESLGELSLHINAIPSLPEGIFDSLVNLTFLDLSRNRITTLPVNAFSKLTQLQVLRLYENELQDLPEGLLNSQLELLELSLQRNRLRALPPMLLRTLPHLEKLLLDNNLISVLPPQGFFGLNKLKLLTLGSNHLMELPCCLFDTVPHLRELDLGRNSLATLPDGIFVNLTSLGKLILSHNQLSALPRGVFSGLNKLLDLQLDTNQLSALDEGVFASLPSLKTLNLRKNQLESVPQGLLDPLKKLSSVYLSGNPWRCDCNLCYLHRWILGNREKVKLSTQVSCKSPPHLAGQAVTLLRDEQLICPGTLPLNSTPSQRTSTFLSRGAVSTAAPTVLSLASFPIRTLPTTLSPVVTSAVLPAMPVEAAFTTLSPTKPSKAFVTIPPPAVLQKIFSASPSTTNDPKTPITTPTTSVPESFTTTSSQTVLPDTSVTMPSTATVPNSFITTSSQTVLPKAFISTSSPTVLPKASTATPPSSAEMPKASITTPSSAASNSAIVRLQPPGATHHHSPVPPPLASAATLVPTSPLAATTRQEPPALTVPRERPATIPPMPPLVSASSKALWPFPRTAALGTVPPASHSPSHRAPAPGRKWGYSTTCDLSTAGAQPTPTAPQHVPAPAGTALLPTPPIPALPDSMSPCPASPALAPSTHRAWGSSLWTSPWQCQLSLALGLAVLALQAACTLLGGVIALLLHQDTRHHPGPPVRLLSLQALASPETPEPAPAPP; encoded by the exons AT GACAATGTACcagcatttccttttgcttttcctcttctccttcaaTCCTCATAAATGTCAAGATCAAATCCCAGGTGAAGATCCCTACGAAATGCCCAAAGACTACCAGGAGGTCTACAGAGGGACAAAAAATGATGTCAAAGAGATCCCAAAGATTGCAAAGCCCTTTGTTTCTGAGATGATCTTTGTTCAAACCAGCGTCACTGCTATAAGGAAAGGTGCTTTCAGGTACATGCCCAACCTGATCAAGATTTTGTTCATTGGGAACAAGATCAAGACTGTTGAACCTGGAGCCTTTGATAATTTGGACAAGTTGAGGGATTTGGACATCTCTGGTGCTTCATTAGAAGAACTATCTGTGGGCACTTTCCAGAACCTCCCAAGTTTACAGAGGCTGGAGCTGAGAGACAGTCAGCTCAGATCTATCCCCAAAGGCCTGTTTGATGGGCTGGAAAGTTTGGGAGAGCTCTCCCTGCACATCAATGCAATCCCTTCTCTTCCAGAAGGCATTTTTGATTCTCTTGTCAATCTAACTTTTTTGGACCTGTCTAGAAACAGGATCACAACTCTTCCCGTGAATGCCTTTAGCAAACTCACCCAGCTGCAAGTCCTCCGGCTGTATGAGAATGAGTTGCAGGACCTCCCAGAGGGACTGCTAAACagtcagctggagctgctggagctcagcctcCAGAGGAACAGGCTCAGGGCACTGCCCCCCATGCTTCTGAGGACCCTGCCTCACCTGGAGAAACTCCTCTTGGACAACAACCTCATCAGTGTTCTCCCACCTCAGGGCTTTTTTGGTTTAAACAAACTGAAGTTGCTGACTCTGGGCTCAAACCATCTTATGGAGCTCCCCTGCTGCCTTTTTGACACCGTGCCACACTTGCGGGAGCTGGATCTGGGCAGGAACAGTTTGGCCACACTTCCAGATGGCATCTTTGTCAACCTGACATCCCTTGGCAAACTCATCTTGTCCCACAACCAGCTATCAGCCTTGCCAAGAGGAGTCTTCTCTGGGCTCAACAAGCTCTTGGATCTCCAGCTGGACACAAatcagctctctgctctggaTGAAGGGGTCTTTGCTTCTCTCCCAAGTCTGAAAACCCTCAACCTTCGAAAGAACCAGCTGGAGAGTGTTCCCCAAGGGCTCCTAGACCCCCTGAAGAAGCTCAGCTCAGTGTATCTGAGTGGTAACCCATGGAGATGTGACTGCAACCTCTGCTACCTGCACCGCTGGATCCTGGGCAACAGGGAAAAGGTCAAATTGTCCACCCAAGTCTCCTGCAAAAGCCCACCCCACCTGGCAGGGCAAGCAGTAACACTGCTGAGGGACGAACAGCTGATTTGCCCAGGTACTCTGCCACTCAACTCCACACCATCACAAAGGACGTCAACATTCCTGTCACGTGGAGCCGTGTCCACAGCAGCACCAACCGTGCTGTCATTGGCATCCTTTCCCATCAGGACACTGCCAACCACTCTTTCACCTGTGGTCACTTCTGCTGTGTTGCCAGCCATGCCAGTGGAGGCTGCCTTCACCACTCTGTCACCAACCAAGCCATCTAAGGCCTTTGTCACCATCCCAccaccagctgtgctgcagaagaTCTTCAGTGCCAGCCCATCAACAACCAATGATCCCAAGACCCCCATCACCACACCAACAACCAGCGTGCCCGAGTCCTTCACCACCACATCATCACAGACTGTGCTGCCAGACACCTCTGTCACCATGCCATCAACAGCCACTGTGCCCAACTCCTTCATCACCACATCATCACAGACCGTGCTACCAAAAGCCTTCATCAGTACCTCATCACCAACTGTGCTGCCAAAGGCCTCCACTGCCACGCCACCCTCATCAGCTGAGATGCCCAAGGCTTCCATCACCACCCCATCATCGGCTGCTTCAAATTCAGCCATCGTAAGGCTACAGCCTCCTGGGGCCACCCACCACCACTCACCTGTGCCACCCCCTCTAGCTTCAGCCGCCACACTGGTGCCAACAAGCCCACTGGCAGCCACCACCAGACAAGAGCCTCCTGCTCTCACAGTGCCCAGGGAGAGGCCAGCCACCATCCCACCCATGCCCCCCCTTGTCTCAGCTTCCTCCAAGGCACTCTGGCCATTCCCCAggactgctgctctgggcacagtCCCGCCGGCCTCACATTCACCATCGCACCgtgctcctgccccaggcaggaaATGGGGCTATTCCACCACCTGTGACCTGTCCACAGCTGGTGCCCAGCCCACCCCCACTGCCCCCCAGCACGTTCCTGCCCCGgcaggcactgccctgctcccaaCGCCTCCCATCCCCGCACTGCCAGACAGCATGAGCCCCTGTccagcctccccagccctggcccccAGCACTCATCGTGCCTGGGGCTCGTCCCTGTGGACTAGCCCATGGCAATGCCAGCTGTCCCTGGCCTTGGGGCTGGCCgtgctggcactgcaggcagcCTGCACACTCCTGGGAGGGGTGATCGCCCTTCTTCTTCACCAGGACACTCGCCACCACCCCGGGCCACCTGTGAGGCTGCTGAGCCTTCAGGCCCTGGCTTCTCCAGAGACCCCTGAGCCAGCCCCGGCACCACCTTGA
- the LOC120757212 gene encoding platelet glycoprotein Ib alpha chain-like isoform X2 gives MYQHFLLLFLFSFNPHKCQDQIPGEDPYEMPKDYQEVYRGTKNDVKEIPKIAKPFVSEMIFVQTSVTAIRKGAFRYMPNLIKILFIGNKIKTVEPGAFDNLDKLRDLDISGASLEELSVGTFQNLPSLQRLELRDSQLRSIPKGLFDGLESLGELSLHINAIPSLPEGIFDSLVNLTFLDLSRNRITTLPVNAFSKLTQLQVLRLYENELQDLPEGLLNSQLELLELSLQRNRLRALPPMLLRTLPHLEKLLLDNNLISVLPPQGFFGLNKLKLLTLGSNHLMELPCCLFDTVPHLRELDLGRNSLATLPDGIFVNLTSLGKLILSHNQLSALPRGVFSGLNKLLDLQLDTNQLSALDEGVFASLPSLKTLNLRKNQLESVPQGLLDPLKKLSSVYLSGNPWRCDCNLCYLHRWILGNREKVKLSTQVSCKSPPHLAGQAVTLLRDEQLICPGTLPLNSTPSQRTSTFLSRGAVSTAAPTVLSLASFPIRTLPTTLSPVVTSAVLPAMPVEAAFTTLSPTKPSKAFVTIPPPAVLQKIFSASPSTTNDPKTPITTPTTSVPESFTTTSSQTVLPDTSVTMPSTATVPNSFITTSSQTVLPKAFISTSSPTVLPKASTATPPSSAEMPKASITTPSSAASNSAIVRLQPPGATHHHSPVPPPLASAATLVPTSPLAATTRQEPPALTVPRERPATIPPMPPLVSASSKALWPFPRTAALGTVPPASHSPSHRAPAPGRKWGYSTTCDLSTAGAQPTPTAPQHVPAPAGTALLPTPPIPALPDSMSPCPASPALAPSTHRAWGSSLWTSPWQCQLSLALGLAVLALQAACTLLGGVIALLLHQDTRHHPGPPVRLLSLQALASPETPEPAPAPP, from the coding sequence ATGTACcagcatttccttttgcttttcctcttctccttcaaTCCTCATAAATGTCAAGATCAAATCCCAGGTGAAGATCCCTACGAAATGCCCAAAGACTACCAGGAGGTCTACAGAGGGACAAAAAATGATGTCAAAGAGATCCCAAAGATTGCAAAGCCCTTTGTTTCTGAGATGATCTTTGTTCAAACCAGCGTCACTGCTATAAGGAAAGGTGCTTTCAGGTACATGCCCAACCTGATCAAGATTTTGTTCATTGGGAACAAGATCAAGACTGTTGAACCTGGAGCCTTTGATAATTTGGACAAGTTGAGGGATTTGGACATCTCTGGTGCTTCATTAGAAGAACTATCTGTGGGCACTTTCCAGAACCTCCCAAGTTTACAGAGGCTGGAGCTGAGAGACAGTCAGCTCAGATCTATCCCCAAAGGCCTGTTTGATGGGCTGGAAAGTTTGGGAGAGCTCTCCCTGCACATCAATGCAATCCCTTCTCTTCCAGAAGGCATTTTTGATTCTCTTGTCAATCTAACTTTTTTGGACCTGTCTAGAAACAGGATCACAACTCTTCCCGTGAATGCCTTTAGCAAACTCACCCAGCTGCAAGTCCTCCGGCTGTATGAGAATGAGTTGCAGGACCTCCCAGAGGGACTGCTAAACagtcagctggagctgctggagctcagcctcCAGAGGAACAGGCTCAGGGCACTGCCCCCCATGCTTCTGAGGACCCTGCCTCACCTGGAGAAACTCCTCTTGGACAACAACCTCATCAGTGTTCTCCCACCTCAGGGCTTTTTTGGTTTAAACAAACTGAAGTTGCTGACTCTGGGCTCAAACCATCTTATGGAGCTCCCCTGCTGCCTTTTTGACACCGTGCCACACTTGCGGGAGCTGGATCTGGGCAGGAACAGTTTGGCCACACTTCCAGATGGCATCTTTGTCAACCTGACATCCCTTGGCAAACTCATCTTGTCCCACAACCAGCTATCAGCCTTGCCAAGAGGAGTCTTCTCTGGGCTCAACAAGCTCTTGGATCTCCAGCTGGACACAAatcagctctctgctctggaTGAAGGGGTCTTTGCTTCTCTCCCAAGTCTGAAAACCCTCAACCTTCGAAAGAACCAGCTGGAGAGTGTTCCCCAAGGGCTCCTAGACCCCCTGAAGAAGCTCAGCTCAGTGTATCTGAGTGGTAACCCATGGAGATGTGACTGCAACCTCTGCTACCTGCACCGCTGGATCCTGGGCAACAGGGAAAAGGTCAAATTGTCCACCCAAGTCTCCTGCAAAAGCCCACCCCACCTGGCAGGGCAAGCAGTAACACTGCTGAGGGACGAACAGCTGATTTGCCCAGGTACTCTGCCACTCAACTCCACACCATCACAAAGGACGTCAACATTCCTGTCACGTGGAGCCGTGTCCACAGCAGCACCAACCGTGCTGTCATTGGCATCCTTTCCCATCAGGACACTGCCAACCACTCTTTCACCTGTGGTCACTTCTGCTGTGTTGCCAGCCATGCCAGTGGAGGCTGCCTTCACCACTCTGTCACCAACCAAGCCATCTAAGGCCTTTGTCACCATCCCAccaccagctgtgctgcagaagaTCTTCAGTGCCAGCCCATCAACAACCAATGATCCCAAGACCCCCATCACCACACCAACAACCAGCGTGCCCGAGTCCTTCACCACCACATCATCACAGACTGTGCTGCCAGACACCTCTGTCACCATGCCATCAACAGCCACTGTGCCCAACTCCTTCATCACCACATCATCACAGACCGTGCTACCAAAAGCCTTCATCAGTACCTCATCACCAACTGTGCTGCCAAAGGCCTCCACTGCCACGCCACCCTCATCAGCTGAGATGCCCAAGGCTTCCATCACCACCCCATCATCGGCTGCTTCAAATTCAGCCATCGTAAGGCTACAGCCTCCTGGGGCCACCCACCACCACTCACCTGTGCCACCCCCTCTAGCTTCAGCCGCCACACTGGTGCCAACAAGCCCACTGGCAGCCACCACCAGACAAGAGCCTCCTGCTCTCACAGTGCCCAGGGAGAGGCCAGCCACCATCCCACCCATGCCCCCCCTTGTCTCAGCTTCCTCCAAGGCACTCTGGCCATTCCCCAggactgctgctctgggcacagtCCCGCCGGCCTCACATTCACCATCGCACCgtgctcctgccccaggcaggaaATGGGGCTATTCCACCACCTGTGACCTGTCCACAGCTGGTGCCCAGCCCACCCCCACTGCCCCCCAGCACGTTCCTGCCCCGgcaggcactgccctgctcccaaCGCCTCCCATCCCCGCACTGCCAGACAGCATGAGCCCCTGTccagcctccccagccctggcccccAGCACTCATCGTGCCTGGGGCTCGTCCCTGTGGACTAGCCCATGGCAATGCCAGCTGTCCCTGGCCTTGGGGCTGGCCgtgctggcactgcaggcagcCTGCACACTCCTGGGAGGGGTGATCGCCCTTCTTCTTCACCAGGACACTCGCCACCACCCCGGGCCACCTGTGAGGCTGCTGAGCCTTCAGGCCCTGGCTTCTCCAGAGACCCCTGAGCCAGCCCCGGCACCACCTTGA